The sequence AGCGCCACTCCCAGAGGAATCTGCCAACGCGCAATGCCGGCTTCCAAAATTTTCCATTGAGAATGCACAGCGCCATTACCCGAACGCATCTGGGGAGAATTCATAAATGGTTCAACGGTCAGGATGCTTCGTCAATCGACGGTAGCACAGTCCTTGCTGGTCTGCGCGCAACCTCCGGGCGATCTTGCTGGGTCACCCTTTAATTTGTCCGAGGCCTTTATGCGGCGTAGAACGCAATCTCGACAAATTGCCGAAATTTGACAGGCCACTTAAATGATCGTTCAGAATTCGCCCGCCGGCAACTGTGCCTTATGCTGTTCCATCGCCGGAGACTACGGTCAGCGGAATAATCGACACCGTTTCCGAGGTCATGGGCCTCAAAGCTGCCCGCCCTGCCGAAGTTTTCTGCCCGGCAGCACGAATCTGCTCAGAGCGCAGGCGGTTGGCCTCAACGGCCCGCTGCTCGTGTTGCGGATCGACTAATTCATACCGCACGTTGCGCTGGCGTGGAGTATAACCCAGCTCTTCAATCGCGGCGCGGATTTCGTCGATTGTCAAAAAGTGCACCGTGCCCGCCTCGGCCACAACATTTTCTTCGATCATCAAGCTCCCCATGTCGTTGGCCCCGAACAACAATGCCAACTGGCCAATTTTCAATCCCTGCGTGACCCAACTCGATTGAATGTTTGGAAAATTATCCAAATACAGCCGACTGACCGCCTGCGTTTTCAGATATTCGAACGAGCCGGCCGGCGGAATGTCGGCCATGTCCGTATGTTCCGGCTGGAAGCTCCAGCAAATGAATGCCGTGAAGCCGCGGGTTTCGTCTTGCAATTGCCGCAGCCGATCCAAGTGTTGGATCCGTTCCGCCAACGTCTCGATGTGCCCATACATCATGGTGGCCGTGCTGCGGCCCCCTAACTCGTGCCAGACCCGGTGAACATTGAGCCAATCATCGGTCAGCACCTTGCCCCGGGTAATGGCCTTGCGAACCCGGTCGACCAAAATTTCTCCGCCGCCGCCTGGCAAGCTCCCTAATCCCGCGGCCTGCAGCCTTTGCAGCACGGTCCGCAAAGGGAGCTTGGAAACTTTGGTGAAATGATGAATTTCCGGCGGGCTAAATCCGTGGATATTCACCTGGGGAAATTGCCGTTTGATGTCCGCCAACAATTCTTCATACCAT is a genomic window of Pirellulales bacterium containing:
- the mqnC gene encoding cyclic dehypoxanthinyl futalosine synthase, which codes for MHSMVATSIQLILDQAVAGERISAADGLRLLESHDLAAIGRAADAVTRRLHPETIRTYNIDRNINYTNICAAVCDFCAFYRPPKHPDGYVLERDVLLQKIRETDELGGDQILMQGGLHPQFKLEWYEELLADIKRQFPQVNIHGFSPPEIHHFTKVSKLPLRTVLQRLQAAGLGSLPGGGGEILVDRVRKAITRGKVLTDDWLNVHRVWHELGGRSTATMMYGHIETLAERIQHLDRLRQLQDETRGFTAFICWSFQPEHTDMADIPPAGSFEYLKTQAVSRLYLDNFPNIQSSWVTQGLKIGQLALLFGANDMGSLMIEENVVAEAGTVHFLTIDEIRAAIEELGYTPRQRNVRYELVDPQHEQRAVEANRLRSEQIRAAGQKTSAGRAALRPMTSETVSIIPLTVVSGDGTA